A section of the Roseovarius sp. W115 genome encodes:
- the msrB gene encoding peptide-methionine (R)-S-oxide reductase MsrB codes for MKYEKSDAALAKLTQEQFRVTQQNGTERPFTGEYNDNKQPGIYVDIVSGEPLFASSDKFESGCGWPSFTKPIETAHVTEHHDATHGMVRTEVRSAHGDSHLGHVFPDGPRDRGGLRYCINSASLRFIHRDEMEAEGYGAYLDQVEDV; via the coding sequence ATGAAGTATGAAAAAAGCGACGCCGCATTGGCGAAACTCACGCAGGAGCAATTCCGTGTAACGCAGCAGAACGGTACAGAGCGCCCCTTCACCGGGGAGTATAACGACAACAAACAGCCCGGTATCTATGTCGATATCGTTTCGGGTGAGCCACTCTTTGCCTCTTCTGACAAGTTCGAATCCGGATGCGGTTGGCCCAGTTTCACGAAGCCAATCGAGACGGCGCATGTCACCGAGCACCATGATGCGACGCACGGCATGGTGCGCACCGAGGTGCGCAGTGCGCATGGCGACAGCCATCTGGGGCATGTGTTTCCGGACGGGCCGCGCGATCGCGGAGGTCTTCGCTATTGCATCAATTCAGCGTCATTGCGGTTCATTCATCGTGACGAGATGGAGGCCGAGGGTTATGGTGCCTACCTAGATCAAGTGGAGGACGTGTGA
- the msrA gene encoding peptide-methionine (S)-S-oxide reductase MsrA, with translation MTEERAVLAGGCFWGMQDLIRKLPGVHKTRVGYTGGDVPNATYRNHGTHAEGIEIIFDPETISFRQLLEFFFQIHDPTTPNRQGNDRGMSYRSAIYYANDEQKAVAEDTIADVNASGLWPGRVVTELEPVGDFWEAEPEHQDYLERIPNGYTCHFVRPNWTLPRRDAAE, from the coding sequence ATGACAGAAGAACGCGCAGTATTAGCCGGCGGGTGCTTTTGGGGCATGCAAGATCTCATTCGCAAGTTGCCTGGAGTTCACAAAACGCGTGTGGGTTACACTGGCGGCGATGTACCCAATGCGACCTATCGCAACCATGGAACGCACGCCGAAGGCATCGAGATCATATTCGATCCCGAGACGATCAGCTTTCGACAGTTGCTGGAGTTCTTTTTTCAGATTCACGACCCAACAACGCCGAACCGACAAGGCAATGATCGTGGTATGAGCTATCGGTCGGCGATTTACTATGCGAACGATGAACAAAAAGCGGTGGCCGAAGATACGATTGCTGATGTGAATGCCAGCGGGCTTTGGCCAGGACGCGTTGTTACGGAACTTGAGCCAGTTGGCGACTTCTGGGAAGCGGAACCAGAGCATCAAGACTATCTTGAGCGCATTCCGAATGGATACACTTGTCATTTCGTGCGCCCAAATTGGACATTGCCAAGGCGGGATGCAGCGGAATAG